The Sulfolobus acidocaldarius DSM 639 genome has a window encoding:
- a CDS encoding energy-coupling factor transporter transmembrane component T family protein, protein MVIYLSMVNWAPPVPSVADQVISWLVFFFGLIGPIVIILGLIGIRGFMEITRFEKGESVLYKISPLTKLILVISTTIAVSLTIWWFGAILALIYLLLFSTLNNPGKKILYAGFLTFSTSLGVVSSFSFYTPYYILTQAIGTDTLHVIWYWPSYFVYMGYQPGLTLEALYYGFQVAFRFIAPMLSGLLLIITTTPSDVLRYLEKVKFPLVFIFALTVAMRSIPRIFDTLDTIVKLQMMRGLGYGKPKALRPFYLLLGGLYGIVPTLIFLMRQAKYTAIAADTRGFNAMPKRTYMKPIVFTQLDYIAIGLTVLLYIITAILLIIGLGRGIPYIGF, encoded by the coding sequence ATGGTGATCTATTTAAGTATGGTAAACTGGGCACCGCCTGTGCCGTCAGTTGCAGATCAGGTAATAAGCTGGCTCGTCTTTTTCTTTGGACTTATAGGACCCATAGTCATAATTTTAGGCTTAATTGGAATAAGGGGATTCATGGAAATTACCCGTTTTGAAAAGGGAGAGAGTGTCCTCTACAAAATCAGTCCATTAACCAAGCTAATCTTGGTCATCAGTACAACTATAGCTGTTTCACTAACAATATGGTGGTTTGGAGCCATATTAGCCTTAATTTACCTACTTTTGTTCTCAACTCTGAATAACCCAGGGAAGAAAATTTTATACGCTGGTTTCTTAACCTTCTCAACGTCTTTAGGCGTAGTAAGTAGTTTCTCGTTTTACACTCCCTATTACATACTGACACAAGCAATAGGTACAGACACACTCCATGTCATCTGGTACTGGCCATCTTATTTCGTTTACATGGGTTATCAACCAGGTTTAACGTTAGAGGCTTTGTACTATGGTTTTCAGGTTGCATTTAGGTTCATTGCACCCATGTTATCTGGACTATTGCTTATTATAACTACAACTCCATCTGACGTATTACGCTATCTTGAAAAGGTTAAATTTCCACTTGTATTTATATTCGCATTGACAGTTGCCATGAGAAGCATACCGAGGATATTTGATACATTAGACACTATAGTTAAGCTACAAATGATGAGGGGATTGGGTTATGGTAAGCCTAAGGCATTGAGACCGTTTTACCTTCTGTTGGGTGGTCTTTACGGGATAGTGCCCACACTCATATTTCTAATGAGGCAAGCTAAATACACAGCAATAGCTGCAGATACTAGAGGGTTCAACGCTATGCCAAAGAGAACCTACATGAAACCTATTGTCTTTACCCAACTAGATTACATAGCAATTGGTTTAACTGTATTATTGTATATTATTACTGCTATCCTACTTATCATTGGTTTAGGAAGAGGAATACCATATATCGGATTTTAA
- a CDS encoding ABC transporter ATP-binding protein: MYAVEIKGLQFFYLGYPTPAITVDELFIEKGESVLITGRSGSGKSTLVSCINGIIPHMTSGDLKGEVYVLGKSIKDTPLSKLSTVVGTVLQDPESQVVNYTVEEEVAFGPENLNFPPEQIVERVKESMEIAGISHLWGRETTTLSGGELQRTVLASVLTMRPEVLILDEPTSNIDPEGTNQIFSTLKDLRGQKTLIIVEHKVERVLPFVDRVILVDKGKVSLDLEKDEILEGAETLHSAGVEVPEYFIYAKKFGVKSPDLDTVKKLIVQNNVKLEHPKRRTPENKILTANLRINVKEKQIVDFSLDLWEGELVAIMGKNGAGKTTALKALAGILDTSEYSITGSIKYQGEELINKPVWYRGKYMIYMPQSFDLMLVTNQVRKEIEYSLKKRKVKNYREISEKYMREFGLFEYRDRDPTLLSMGERRRVAMASVLASGVKIMLMDEPTSGQDYSNKMSLGKELRQLTDKGYTVVVVTHDSKFVYDFADRLIVISDGKKVLEGRPEEVFISSSRYGINPPSDFLLRW; the protein is encoded by the coding sequence ATGTACGCAGTAGAGATAAAGGGATTACAATTTTTTTACTTGGGATATCCGACACCAGCTATCACAGTTGACGAACTGTTTATCGAGAAGGGAGAGTCGGTACTCATTACAGGTAGATCAGGATCAGGTAAGTCCACACTAGTTAGTTGCATTAACGGAATTATTCCCCATATGACGAGTGGAGATCTAAAAGGGGAAGTTTACGTACTAGGGAAGAGTATAAAAGATACGCCTTTGTCTAAGCTGTCCACAGTTGTAGGCACGGTCTTACAAGACCCTGAAAGCCAAGTTGTGAATTACACTGTGGAGGAAGAAGTTGCGTTTGGACCGGAGAACCTGAATTTTCCTCCAGAACAGATTGTGGAGAGAGTAAAGGAGTCCATGGAGATAGCTGGGATATCGCATTTATGGGGAAGGGAGACCACAACGCTATCTGGAGGAGAGCTACAGAGGACAGTATTAGCCTCTGTCCTCACCATGAGACCAGAGGTGCTAATATTAGATGAGCCAACTTCAAATATAGACCCAGAAGGAACTAATCAAATTTTCTCTACACTGAAAGACCTCAGGGGGCAAAAGACACTCATCATAGTGGAACATAAGGTGGAGAGGGTACTACCATTTGTAGACAGAGTTATTCTCGTGGATAAGGGTAAGGTTTCACTTGACCTTGAAAAGGACGAAATATTAGAGGGAGCTGAGACCCTACATTCAGCAGGAGTCGAAGTACCTGAGTATTTCATTTATGCAAAAAAGTTCGGAGTCAAGTCACCGGATCTAGATACAGTGAAGAAATTGATAGTACAAAATAATGTTAAATTGGAACACCCTAAGAGGAGGACTCCTGAGAACAAGATACTAACAGCTAATCTGAGGATTAATGTTAAGGAAAAACAGATTGTAGATTTCTCTCTGGATTTGTGGGAGGGGGAACTAGTTGCCATAATGGGGAAAAATGGTGCAGGAAAGACAACTGCACTGAAAGCACTAGCTGGAATTCTAGATACGTCTGAATATAGTATAACGGGGTCAATAAAATATCAAGGGGAGGAACTAATCAATAAACCTGTCTGGTATAGGGGTAAATACATGATTTATATGCCACAGTCCTTTGACCTTATGTTAGTCACAAACCAAGTGAGAAAAGAAATCGAGTATAGTTTGAAGAAGAGAAAAGTAAAGAACTACAGGGAGATAAGTGAGAAGTACATGAGGGAGTTTGGGTTATTCGAGTATAGGGATAGGGATCCCACGTTACTAAGTATGGGTGAGAGGAGGAGGGTAGCTATGGCATCAGTTTTAGCTTCAGGCGTGAAAATTATGTTAATGGATGAACCGACCTCAGGTCAGGACTACTCAAATAAGATGAGCCTAGGTAAAGAGTTACGCCAACTTACCGACAAAGGCTACACTGTTGTGGTGGTTACACATGATTCAAAATTTGTCTATGATTTCGCTGACAGGTTAATAGTAATAAGTGATGGGAAGAAAGTTCTTGAAGGAAGACCAGAGGAAGTTTTTATAAGTTCCTCTAGATATGGAATAAACCCACCATCAGACTTCCTCCTCAGGTGGTAG
- a CDS encoding type II toxin-antitoxin system VapC family toxin, with the protein MTEYLFDASSIVNLIKRGIVSPLTNGETLNLALYECISAIWKEYRKLKVISRDLAGKYIRAIIKVMSIIPVNSISGSEEEVFDLALKEDLTIYDASYLLVAINKNLMLVTDDKVLRDRASKYVTATSTKELLTRYGFVDQ; encoded by the coding sequence TTGACCGAGTACCTCTTTGACGCAAGTTCAATCGTAAACCTTATAAAAAGGGGCATCGTCTCGCCATTAACTAACGGAGAGACGTTAAACTTAGCACTATATGAGTGCATAAGTGCCATATGGAAGGAATATCGTAAACTAAAAGTAATTAGTAGGGATTTAGCGGGAAAATACATAAGAGCGATAATAAAGGTGATGAGCATAATACCCGTAAATTCCATCAGTGGATCAGAAGAGGAAGTATTTGATTTAGCATTGAAGGAGGATTTGACAATCTATGATGCCTCTTATTTGCTAGTTGCCATAAATAAGAACCTCATGTTAGTAACGGATGATAAGGTGTTGAGAGATAGGGCATCAAAGTACGTAACTGCTACGAGTACAAAGGAACTTCTTACCAGATACGGATTCGTTGACCAATGA
- a CDS encoding carboxymuconolactone decarboxylase family protein — MSSESKYQKGLELRKQVVGEKYVNRALSTATDFSKPLQDLITEHVWGNIWSRPVLDRKTRSLITVAMLIALNRPNELRIHIKGALRNGCSKEEIRELLIHSTVYCGFPAAVDAFKIAEEVIEEWEKGNRD, encoded by the coding sequence ATGAGCTCTGAAAGCAAGTATCAAAAAGGTCTTGAGTTAAGGAAACAGGTTGTTGGAGAGAAGTATGTCAACAGAGCACTATCAACCGCAACCGATTTCAGTAAACCATTGCAAGACCTTATTACTGAGCATGTTTGGGGAAATATATGGTCTAGACCCGTACTGGATAGGAAGACAAGAAGTTTAATAACTGTAGCCATGCTGATAGCACTGAACAGACCAAATGAACTGAGAATACATATTAAGGGTGCTCTTAGGAATGGATGTTCTAAAGAGGAGATCAGGGAACTGCTAATTCATTCTACAGTGTACTGTGGTTTTCCTGCTGCCGTGGACGCATTTAAGATCGCTGAGGAAGTAATAGAAGAGTGGGAGAAAGGAAATAGGGACTAG
- the treH1 gene encoding alpha,alpha-trehalase TreH1 → MKPLGFIGNGLTSALVDNGSIVWLTFPRFDSPSVFGKLLDDNAGEFSIRPVEDKFKVSQSYLVPNVLSTTFKSSNGKAEIVDLMPIGEKAIIRKVRTEIPLSFKIIPMFNYGLYRPIIRRKDDGIQFLNPVSRECLSLLSDVPTDEIKPPGTTLYLVYSSDCAYGPLDKGKQLENDLENSFNLTIDYWKDKIRSNDEVWRTSVGVLLGLIYSPSGSSIAAATTSLPEAVGDSRNWDYRFVWVRDSSMISEALLYSGYVVEARRILNFMLALVNFTAKPLLHPLYAVDGSDPPPEIEIPWLSGYMNSRPVRVGNAAASQIQLDIEGFLVDAIYKYYKYTSDRVFVEENWDKIKYIGDWVSKNWMLKDAGMWEDRGDPKHYTHSKVMMWVALDRIEKIMNVKIHEKDEIKEWVMRNCVKDGSFVRSSDSNDVDANLLTLPLYDFIDVKDPIFLKTLKRIEDELYVDGFVKRYSQDFMGEAKHPFALATIWLARVYIRLGRKERAMELLDKVLKPSGTLYLIGEHIDVENMEYTGNYPQAFVHAQLLLALKEVKGLST, encoded by the coding sequence ATGAAACCTCTAGGATTTATCGGGAATGGATTAACATCTGCCCTTGTTGACAATGGATCCATTGTGTGGCTCACATTCCCTAGATTCGATTCACCGTCTGTATTTGGAAAATTGTTAGACGATAATGCTGGAGAGTTCTCTATTAGACCCGTAGAGGATAAATTCAAAGTTTCTCAAAGTTATCTTGTCCCTAATGTCCTTTCGACTACTTTCAAGAGCAGTAACGGCAAGGCTGAAATCGTAGATCTTATGCCCATAGGGGAAAAGGCTATTATCAGAAAAGTAAGGACCGAAATCCCTCTATCTTTTAAGATAATCCCCATGTTTAATTACGGGCTGTATAGACCCATCATAAGACGGAAAGACGATGGTATACAGTTTCTTAATCCCGTTTCCAGAGAGTGTTTATCACTGTTAAGTGATGTACCTACTGACGAGATTAAACCACCTGGGACAACACTATACCTAGTCTATAGTTCTGACTGTGCGTATGGTCCCTTAGATAAGGGAAAACAACTGGAGAATGATCTGGAGAATTCCTTTAACCTCACCATCGATTACTGGAAAGATAAAATAAGATCAAATGATGAGGTATGGAGAACAAGTGTAGGAGTTCTCTTAGGCTTAATTTACTCCCCTTCAGGCTCAAGTATAGCTGCTGCTACAACATCATTACCTGAAGCTGTCGGTGATAGTAGAAATTGGGATTACAGATTTGTATGGGTCAGAGACTCCTCCATGATATCTGAAGCCCTATTATATTCAGGCTATGTTGTAGAGGCAAGAAGGATACTGAACTTCATGCTTGCTTTAGTTAATTTCACCGCAAAACCATTACTACACCCATTATATGCAGTGGATGGCTCTGATCCTCCCCCAGAAATCGAAATACCGTGGCTCTCAGGATACATGAACTCAAGACCGGTCAGAGTAGGTAATGCTGCAGCATCACAAATACAACTGGACATTGAGGGATTCCTGGTAGATGCAATCTATAAATACTATAAGTACACTAGTGATAGAGTGTTCGTTGAAGAGAATTGGGATAAAATAAAGTACATCGGAGACTGGGTTTCCAAGAACTGGATGTTAAAAGATGCTGGAATGTGGGAGGACAGAGGAGACCCCAAACATTACACTCACTCTAAAGTCATGATGTGGGTCGCGTTAGACAGGATAGAGAAGATTATGAATGTGAAGATTCATGAAAAGGATGAGATAAAGGAATGGGTCATGAGAAATTGCGTTAAGGACGGAAGCTTTGTGAGAAGTTCAGACTCGAATGACGTTGACGCAAACTTGTTAACCCTACCATTGTACGATTTCATAGATGTTAAAGACCCAATATTTCTTAAAACGCTGAAGAGAATTGAAGATGAGTTGTATGTGGACGGTTTCGTAAAGAGGTATTCTCAAGACTTTATGGGGGAAGCTAAGCACCCATTTGCACTTGCAACGATTTGGCTGGCTAGAGTGTATATAAGACTAGGAAGGAAAGAGAGGGCAATGGAGTTATTGGACAAGGTATTGAAACCATCTGGGACGTTGTACCTAATCGGTGAACATATTGATGTAGAGAACATGGAGTATACTGGTAATTACCCTCAGGCTTTTGTACATGCTCAGTTGTTACTAGCTCTGAAGGAAGTAAAAGGTCTAAGTACATGA
- a CDS encoding membrane protein: protein MDFSVLLASLGISILELSEASAVAVIFQGIYKNSKPFLYAIAGILIVLVPVFTLGQYIVLLPINYVLLVAAVILAYFGYKLLRSARRSFKGSKKKHEEKEEGIMTVFVVSATEALEAGLVILALIPQSFSSALLGTGIAVIIVIALTIALRSQIMKIRVPHLKFVLSALLFGLATLFVAEALVDIDEVFLPLFFVIYLGVNYLVIKL, encoded by the coding sequence ATGGATTTTTCAGTTCTTTTGGCTTCCCTTGGTATAAGCATTTTAGAACTGTCTGAGGCAAGTGCAGTAGCTGTCATATTTCAGGGGATATACAAGAACAGTAAGCCATTCCTATACGCCATTGCTGGAATACTTATAGTTCTAGTCCCTGTTTTCACCCTTGGTCAGTACATAGTTCTACTTCCCATAAATTACGTGTTACTAGTAGCTGCAGTTATCTTAGCTTACTTCGGTTATAAGTTATTACGTAGTGCAAGAAGGAGTTTTAAGGGCTCTAAGAAGAAACATGAGGAAAAGGAAGAGGGAATAATGACCGTCTTTGTTGTTTCAGCTACTGAAGCCCTGGAAGCAGGACTTGTAATATTAGCCCTAATCCCTCAAAGCTTTTCCTCAGCTCTGTTAGGAACTGGGATAGCGGTGATAATTGTAATTGCCCTAACAATTGCACTTAGGTCTCAAATAATGAAGATACGCGTTCCACATTTAAAATTCGTGTTATCAGCTTTACTCTTTGGGCTTGCTACCCTTTTCGTTGCAGAAGCACTAGTTGATATCGATGAGGTGTTCTTGCCCTTGTTCTTTGTAATATACCTAGGAGTAAATTACCTAGTTATAAAACTGTAG